AAAAGTAAATGTCAAATgtgcattaattttattatacctagtatTTGTGAAATTAACATTtacttttgtaaatatttttttaggaaagGATGTGGTTATATTAATGTTGATCCAGATTTGGTTGCTGGAAATAAAGATATACCTTTAGAATCGTTGCAAACTGTATCTGTTTTAGCAAAATGTTTAGGACCATTTTCTTCATGGAAATCTAAGTTACAAGTCGCGAACGAGTCTGGATACAACATGGTGCATTTTACTCCCATTCAAGTATGATTTGAACAttcttgtttacattttataatatttataaataattcaagttcagattaaatatgtaaattgtttccaagttaagtttaatttgtatacagtCTTTTATCTGTATAAAAGAATCAATAGAACCATGTTCCTTGAACCCATTTCCTTAGGTTTccatttattatgaattttatttttttatttttatatcttgctataatgttacaatattttggtaaaagtaaatatttttaagaatgaaaataatagtaggGTTTTCACTTAATTCATAAAACTGTTGACAGTACCCAAGTAAGACGCATTTAGTAATGTAGCATTTGTGAAATTATAACAGTACaatctaattttaatttctgtaatttattttactttgtattttatgtttctataatattagtatataaataatcattataattgatCTGTAAATATGTAGTCTTGTTTATTGTAATACTtttaaatgacaataaaattattatttttaggagcTTGGAGGCTCAAAATCATCATACAGTTTGCGAAATCAATTGGAGTTAAATCCTTCTTTCAATGATTGTAATCATAAAGTTACATTTGGTGATATTAAGACTTTGACTGATGAAATGAAAAGCGAATGGAATGTAATAATTCAGATTAACTAAGTTACTAAATTgaacattacctatattaatataaggttAAATATCTTTCAGATATTAAGTATATGTGATATAGTGTTGAATCATACATCCAATGATAGTCCGTGGCTATTGGAACATCCTGAATCTGCTTACAACTTGGTTAACTGTCCATATTTAAAACCAGCTTATTTGttagattatacattttatcactTTACTGTGGAAGTTTCTAAAGGTATGTGGGAATTTTATGGAGTTCCTGTGATTGTCAATAGCGAAGAACATCTTGCAGTAAGTGTTTTGATCTTAACAttcttaaatattgaatatttcggtttatttatttttacttatattttgtaattgtgatatagaatatgaatacacatttagtttcttattttattaatatatatttataaattccagTCATATCTGTTAATGTCaagtatattctataaatttgatacatttttgtgtaattaatttaattactttacACCACTTTTGATTTTAgcaaatcaattaaattatttttcaagaaagcttcagtttttttttttaaatcaattgattttagattctgaatagaatgatggatgtattgattttacaatgatgtgtgttttttgtttttaatttttttaatttttttcttgtgtttgtcatcactttttaggatagtaaaaatgcttagattttctttaacagtatcttttctgataggagagtgaatctagttggtacttaggggggtcaaaatttcccagtagttttcaaaagcgccgtgaaaaataaaagaaaaattaaaataaaaaataaaaagaattacgcaggttttcgagaaaatcgattttggtttttggtgtaactctaaaacaaattaacgtttatacatgaaattttcactggttaggttaggtagtatacattaaaaaatgttttgaactgttaaggaacattgtcagttttcaattttcttagtttttttttctataaatatcaatacaattttatttattgggtaaaaaagcgtgaaaatttaatgcaaggctcctgatatattgttacaatagcagttgaaaaatattaaaaatacataggcacaattttttttataagcattttggAACAGCTTAACCTTATCTGACTATTCCAAGACTATAAATTatggttattaaatattttactaatgtaGAGGCGAGAccaaacatattttgaaattataaattaaggaACACCTTATAATGTAtgtgtaaaaacaataaatgttgttttcgcggaataaaaaaagttatatttgcGATTCAAGGCTCAAGAGCCTGTTTGATTAATTTTTCCCGTCCAAAAAAAATTGCGAATCCGCTCTTGCATTTCTGTAGTGTTAAACTGGttatgcatatttaaagatcactaaatttaaaattatatcttcaATAATTAACTTTGTATAATTTTACAGTCCATACGACATGCATTATTAACAGCGGTATtaccaaaagtaaaaattcatgAGCTGTTCcaattaaatattgacaaaattgtaGCCGAGTTTCAAGAAAACGTCCGTGCTGGTCTCCCTCCGGTAGCTACAAATGAAAAACTTGATGAAGAATTAACAATTATACCTGATTTAGAATTTGGCCGATTAACAGCTACAATTGATATGGACAAAGCAttgaaattatacaatatatataggtagatgaATATTACACGATAaaccatattaaatatataaatttattttacttcaaaatattgttgaacaaaattattttagaagcaATTGTTTTGATGAAGATACTAGGCTCGGTCGTTGTAGTTTAGAATTGAAATTAAAGCTGGAAACTTTGAACAATATAGTGTTTAATGAAGTTCAAGAACATTTAATAGCTGCAGTAGATAATAGTATTGCTGGTATAAGATATTTCAGAGTTCAACCAGATGGACCTAAATTAACCAAAGTTTCTATTACTAATCCTCTAGTaccaaggtaaaaaaaaaaacaaaacaaaaaaaaacaacttttaaagcataaaatatattttatttttaggtattttactGACTATGAAGATCAAACTGCTGAAGAGGTATTGCATTCTTCAAATGGACAATTTGTTATGGCACACAATGGATGGGTTATGGGTGGTGATCCACTTAAAAATTTCGCTGGACCAGactctaatatttatttacgtagAGAATTAATTGCCTGGGGAGACAGTGTTAAATTAAGGTATGTTTTCATCCATTAATCTTAGATtgtgaaaaacaattttgtttcaaCCAACATTATCAGCCTGATacactttttatagttatattttgttattattttgtatgaggCTGTTATATAAAAGTttgttattaaactatattatgttatatgtcaaacataatcaaaacaaatttgaagtgctatatattttcagttttgttattttttctaaacatatactcatattattataatttaaaatcataattttatgatgtataaaaAGTTTGGTTGTTTCTTATTATAAACCCTGCTGGCTGCTGcagtgtatttttattattagattttatttattatccaaaataatgattgtcGTCTTTAGATATGGAAATGAACCTGAAGATTGCCCATTTTTATGGAATCATATGCAGTGTTATGTGGAacaaacagttaaaatatttgacgGTGTCAGATTAGATAATTGCCACTCGACGCCATTGCATGTAGCtgaagtaaatttaataaattaatctattaaaatatattatgcatataataatatacaaaaaataaaaataaatattaaaatttttgataacTTGTTGGTTTAGTATTTGCTTGATGCTGCTCGAAAAGTTAAACCAGATTTATATGTTGTGGCAGAGTTGTTTACGAATTCAGATGCTACTgacaatatatttgttaatagaCTTGGAATTACATCACTTATTCGTGGTaagatacaatttattattcatacatcatataattttatatattaattatatttttaatattggaatGTTTAGAAGCAATGTCTGCATGGGATTCACATGAGCTTGGACGCTTGGTTCACCGTTATGGTGGTGAACCAGTCGGTGGATTTTTTAAACCACTAGAACAACTTGTATGTCCTACTGTTGCACATGCTCTTTTCATGGATCAAACTCATGATAATCCATCTCCTATAGAGAAACATtcagtttataatttgttgccTAGTGCGGCTTTAGTATCCATGGCATGCTGCGCTAGTGGAAGCAATATGGGTTACGATCAACTAGTTCCACATCATGTATGTTAAATTGTATAGCAAGAATCTCAAAAATCTTAGTTAAAAACTTGTGTAACTTGATATTTTCTGTTGTAAGGAAAAATATTgaatcatattatgatttaaaaaaaatatatttatattgaggTTTCTATGGTAACgtcattatattaatcattGGTTGCTAACTGCTAAGGGCAATCTTTCAAAATatccaataacaaaaaaaattgttttcagattttgtggttttttttggTTGCTAtggtaacaaatatattattcattggtTGCTAGCGACAACCAACTTAGGTACTGAAATGCaaaattataacgttataacattcatttaattttcattattgtttaGTTGCCATGGCAACTGTAGTAATAGTCAGAAAAATTTTTGTACCAGccctaaaacataatatatatgttaaacttcagcatatttttattattactagatTCATGTTGTTGAAGAGGAAAGACAATATATGCAATGGTCATCCAAAGACATTAATATTACTACAGGGATTGTAGCTGGAAAAAAAGCTTTAAATGCACTTCACTATAATCTGGGAAAAGGTGGTTTTGATCAAGTTTATGTGGATCAAATTGATACTGATATTGTTTGTGTGACACGTCATAATAGCAAAACGCACGAAAGTGTTGTACTGATGTCATATACTTCCTTTTCAACTCCATCTAACCAAAATGGTTTGGGAAAAGGGATAACTGTAACTGGAAGAGTTGATAATGTACTAATTGAAACTTCATTGCAacacatgtaaatatatttattttttttctatcttaatataattaaacataatttattattttttttttcaggataTTGGACAATACAAATGCATTTGAAAAAGATGCAAATAAGATCAATGGCCTAGAAGATTATATACTGAGCTTAAGACAAAATGTTACTCCTCAAGAATGTTTAATGTTGGATATAATACCTTCAGCTGATAAATTTTCTGTTAGATTGAATTTTACTGCAAAATTTCAACCTGGTTGTGTAGTTGCAGTTGCAATTTTTCCAGTAGAGAAAACAAAAATAGCTGTTGAACAGTTATTGTCTGATATTGATTTGGAGCAAGCAGTGAGTCGTTTAACCCTAACCGACATGAACTATGTTTTGTTCAGATGTCCGGAAGAAGATGAAGGGAATGTTTATGATGTACCAGGATTTGGTAAATTGGTGTATTGTGGAATCCAAGGGTTCATGTCAATTTTAGATACAGTGTCTCCAAATAATGATTTAGGCCATCCACTATGTGAAAATCTCCGAAAAGGTTTTTGGATTCTAGATTACGTAAGTGGCCGTTTAAAACGTaaagaatttgaaaactgcGCATTGTATCAATTTGGAGACTTTTTAGAAAGATATTTACAACCCATCAGGAATTTGCCATCATATTTGGTACCctgttattttgaattttctttgAGAAAAGTATACAATGCTTTGTTGAACCGCACATGGTCAATGATGCCTAGTGATATAAGAAATGGttctacattttgtaaaaatttagcTCTTGCTTCAATTCAATTTGCTGGAGTAGTTAAATCTAGTCCTCTTCCTACTCTTTCGCCAAACCTTTTAGCACCTTTACTCAGAATGCAAATTGGACCTGATGGATTATATCGTCCTGAGTGTATAACACTTGCAGCTGGGCTGCCACATTTTTCTAGTGGTTACATGAGAAACTGGGGCCGAGATACTTTCATTTCGTTGAGAGGATTATTGTTGATTACTGGACGTTATGATGAAGCCAAGTATAACATTattgaatttgtattattaagtattttaagtaaaaatgcttgtttatttttaggtacattattttaggATTTGGTGGTTGTTTGAGACATGGTCTTATTCCTAATCTATTAGATGGAGGCAACAACCCACGTTATAATTGTCGTGATGCTGTGTGGTGGTGGTTATATGTAATTCAAAAGTATGTTACAATGGTACCTGGAGGTATAAGTATTTTAGATGATCCAGTAAATAGAATTTTTCCAAATGATGATTCTGAACCCACATCAGTTGTAAGTCTTAGATTTGAATAAGTTGTACATGtcatgtatcataatatacttattcatattttaattgtattaccaGGAACAACCATTACATGAAGTAATTCAAGAGGTTATGGTAAAACATTTCCAAGGGTTATGTTTTCGTGAACGTAATGCTGGAACTTCTATTGATGCCCACATGAAAAGTGCTGGCTTTGATAATCAAATTGGGGTTCAACCTCTAACAGGCTTTGTGTTTGGTGGTAATGAGTGGAATTGTGGTACTTGGATGGACAAAATGGGTTCCTCAGATAAAGCTGGTAACCGAGGACGACCTGCTACCCCTCGTGATGGATCAGCTATAGAGTTGGTTGCATTGTCAAAGACAACTGTCGCATGGTtagctaaattaaaaaaaaatgggcaGTTTAAGTATTCAGGAGTTACTCGTACAAATAAAGATGGTATgacacaaaaaacaaaataaactgtaCACCAGACattaagtttttgttttattttaggatCAGAAACTACGTGGACATATAAAGAATGgaatgaaaaaattcaaaacaattttgaaatacacTTTTGGATACCTGAGGAAAAAAATGGTCAAATGCAAGTTGAACCTCATCCAGAACTTATTAATCGTAGATGTATTTATAAGGATACAGTTGGTGCAACAAACAAATGGGGAGACTATCAACTGCGATGCAATTATGCTGTAGCAATGGCAGTGGTAAGTTTAATAGCGTTATGTGTTGTAACTtcttaatcaatttaaatatattttgtttatatattaggcACCAGAGTTGTTTAACCCAGATCATGCAAGAATAGCTTTACAAACAGTAACAAATGTACTTCTAGGGCCACTGGGTATGAAAACTCTAGATCCATCTGATTGGGCGTATGATGGCTTTTACAATAATGATAACGATACTACTGATTTAAAAGTAGCCAATGGTTTCAATTATCACCAGGGACCTGTAAgatcattaaatttattaattcgtATGAAATTAAATcgttattaaaaatcatatatatttttaggaaTGGTTGTGGCCTGTTGGTTTCTTTTTAAAAGCAAAGCTAACATTTTCCACAAGTCAACGAGAAACTTCATCTGAAATTCAAGGTATAttatctaaacattttgaacaCATAAAAACATCAGTTTGGAAAGGTTTACCTGAATTAACCAATAAAGATGGAGCTTTTTGTGCTGGATCATGTCCAACTCAAGCCTGGAGTATTGCTACAATTCTTGAGGTAAGAAGAAAATAAactacctatttagtatttacttaacaattaaattgtttagtaaatgttattagtattatttcatATGCTTTGGGTATAGCTTTGCCTAATATAGCTTATATtgttaactaattaattatttttacttataataagaATTACTTTCTCTATCTgcttggaaattaatttaatttaaatattagttgcacaattgaatattaatacatttagttGAACTACTAATTTAATCAAATGCTATATTtccataataatagtaaaatatatcaatatagtcttagcaataaaattatataataacattaaatgaaaatagaattctttttaattttatcttttaataatattggtgttgtatataatttttttttaaatatataaataaaatacaatttcatcaTCAAtgtatcatgttttttttttgttattaataaattaatgaattatgtaattacattttgaaattttttatttcattttcatttcatGTAAAGTGCCTGTTTTGATTTGACCTGTTGCCATGCTTATAAGCTTGGCAATTGTTACCTAATAACTGAATgctaaatgtaatataaggcttctGTAcgtcttgtttattttttttgggattTAATAAATGCTTTCTTCATTCACAATTAAGAttcatttaaaatctaaatataataggtgatataaataatataatataattttagtaaagtttGTGTTTTCAAAAACTAAGTAGTGAaatcaattacatttttcttatattcaAAATCTTAAAGAACAcagctaatattatttttttcttttattaaaaataataaatattaaaccatGTGAGTACCTAATTAATCTTAGTGTCAACTTAAATAAAAgtgacaaaaacaataatatttcaattataaaaatacatttaaatttaaaaaaaaaaataaaaactaaattaaaatctaacttaattgttttatgtatagagctgtttatttttattctaaacgtTTAAACCAAGTATTCAAGATCGCAGATATCTATGTGAAGGCTTTAAGGcctgttaaatgattttatagtttcatcaatgttaaatacaattttatactatattttttatagttgtatCATGAAAAACAACCTATTCAAGTGCGCACGTCTTATGGGTCTGCAGTATTGGCATTGAtcgccaaaatattttaaccccatatactaataagtaatatacttGCATTCATCTAACATAAGCAGCTAAGCACTAATTTTGTAATgtcactataattatttataaatacatcatgtgatattaaatattatgtttgatttctTTTTCAGACTTTAATGGCTATTACAAACTTGaaccaaatttaaattaaatttgtaaaaatactatttatttgttattatttatattaaatgttaatacttaaatgaaaatcattgtgaaagttaaaaatgtataattcaactAGACTGATAagaatttttttaccaaatatgtGTCTCAAAGAATTTGTTGTTCATTTTATAGAAcagattgattttatttttatatacctataccattattgaattattgtgaaatttctattttttattatagtataacattaattaattgagTATTTGATAAAGAAACTAAAACAATCTATtacttacatttaataatacactTTATGTTTTactattctctatcttttttattGATGgagtttgtttttaaaattaattaccatCATTTTTAGTTTGCTTTAACCGGATTTATgagtgttattaaattattatctagtaggtactatagattATATAATTGCACTTAAGTATATACAGTTTAAACCATTACCTGATGTGTAAACTGGTTAATACTGCACaggcgtataaaatataaattatttatattgtatacatctgTACAATagttaaaactttattaaatattttattattattgaaataatcaaaaataataataaaatatttattaatgtaataaaatattcctCAGTGAAATTTGTAgtctatatacctactacctatgtaTGACGTGCCTACTATAATAAAAGtgatgattattaatattatactatctagaaaacaattaaaaatactatctaTAAGATTCTGTGTTATGAAGTAGAGACTATATTTTcttcttattttaattactgCAGTATATGtatgtgatttttaattttataaaaaaaaaattttaacttgatGATTActttctaatttatattttatttttgttttgtaatttttaatgctaaataaatgcattagagatgaatagtataattatgAATGTATTTCTTATTTGATTTTGTAAATGCATATtccatattgaaatatatttttttttcgagagTTAAGATATTACAACCTACAACCGgacattgttttaattaaatccaGATAATCCTAATTTTCTACTTTCGACTTCCCAAAATATCAACTAGATTcgctttcctatcaaaaaagataCGGTTGAAGAAAATAGaggcatttttactgtcctaaaaggtgacagacacaaaaaaaatatatacaaaaaaatacatcactgtaaaatcaataagtacacattcatcgctccgcttaaaatcataactcacttaaaaaacTGAATAACCGTAAAACCctatccataaaatattatataaatatacatttattttccaTCGAAAACAATGtgcgtaaaaatataatattgtaaatgtttgtattatgtactatgtacttttgaaaatgttttcaggtacctacctaattaataattattgttggaaCCTGCTGCATTTtgatcacaatttattattatagatccaGAGCACTGAGTAGGGCAAGATCCGTAAatgaataatcaatataatctaTAGACTAGGCTAGTTGGATGTAGATTCCGGAGAGAGATTCAATACCGATTCCAGATTTCTTTTCTTATCAAGTTGGTATTTTaagtatgaataattattaattctatctgatattttctaatatacaATCATACAAGTGTTAtagtattgttttaattgtCGTATGATAATTATGTACTATAcgcttacaaattataatgggTATTGTCGCGGTCTCGAACTCTCGAATTTCCGATTGTAGCTTGTACTCTGTAAGGCTGTATGTGTAGGCCTTAGATTAGTTAGATTATATACTATGGATGGACTATATGGTCCGTTTCGGTCgtgcaaacataataatataataatattatgatctaagctGACGGCTGCGGGGGCACACGgacttctatattataatcatagaacaatataatacggtataatatatttgcatgCATAGTacaaggaataataataatttcttacacTATGATTATATAGAAATCATTGCAGGcgttgtgcatattattataattttgcgtGCCTTAATGTCGTAGTCGtacagataaataaaaattgaaaatataatattaaatataattgtatttatctgTGGTCGTGGTGTCGTGTAAACGGATCGCAGTTCTTTTTGGAACGTCTTTGAGTTTTCCGACCTCCGTGAGTACCATATGATTTGCTGTTTACCAAACAAAATTGCAATGGGACATTATCAGTATCGACGATACTACTACACGAACGGACTACTATAATTTATGTCCGCGAAGAGTGCTAAGCATTGTGATAAAACAAATTTCACCATTACTATAGACTGACTACTTGAgtgttcatatatttttgtGACGCAGGTACttatttgtaaacattgtaatcgtttttaaattgtcTGTTGATTTGCGATCGTACTGtaccataaaattatatcataaatcgAATTATCCTTCAGTTTTTTTGGTCGAACACGAAAAGTATTTATTAgataacaaatttgaaatttaaaaataggtatatcatattttaatgaaaatgatGTAACGATGATGGAGCAGAGAGAATTTGACGAGGATGTTATGCCAAGTGCTATAGATGATGACGAAGACGTGTTCAAAGACTTGTTAAATGTACCGGCCGATTGGTCAGCTAATGATTGTTTGTCCACTGGTATTTTCAATTCATTTGATCCCAATGAAGTGGTATATCGGGCCCAAAAAAAACCATGTAAAACGGTTGGTAAATATGTGATGGGCGATTTATTAGGCGAAGGTAGTTATGGTAAAGTTAAAGAAGTACTCGATTCCGAAACTCTTGTTCGCTGTGcagctaaaatattaaaaaagaaaaaactcaAACGAATACCTAATGGAGAAAAAAATGTGctcaagtaataaaataattttttatacatagtaataattagtattaataatttctaaaatatctatACTTTTCTTTCATTTAGgcttattaaacaaaaataatctataTGCTTCTTTTCTTAAGAGGATGTGACACCTTCATGCATTATCTCAGTCCTACAAATATGTATAACAGCAAATTTGGTATCAGCAGTactaattttgtgttgttagcataaataaaaaaatgaatatacctataggtattatcaaacttaaagttaagAACATTACCTAGAGTTTGCACGttggatattttaaatacttcaatttaaaaactatcaTAACTTGTTTTATGATTAAAACCAATGTTcaaacatagataatattcttacgtTTAAGTTTCATATTAGGTCAATTCaatctattattaaaacaaataacataacattGGTTCTGTTTAAtgcaaatttgctatgttgtatgTTTGTAAGACGGGCATGGTACATGTGTCCGCTTAGATAGGAACTCTAAAATGCCGttacttaattaaattgtattctatTTATTCATATGGCtctcattttgtttttaactataaatatttatgttttagtttGACATTGGCCCCAcagaaaaaaaagttactttGGTTTGACATTGGccaaaaaccattttatttaaaataaacaatttttaataattaaagaaatttacttttatcaaaacctaataataaaattcaacatAA
Above is a window of Metopolophium dirhodum isolate CAU chromosome 3, ASM1992520v1, whole genome shotgun sequence DNA encoding:
- the LOC132940838 gene encoding glycogen debranching enzyme isoform X2, which produces MGGQPTKIQNKAMDVKPQNNHKMRIVTLEDGHFQDETLYRLKKGWYLEFRMGPSLFGRDVTIYTNIPAEGSAFDRKTYRCLDWIREWSSDDIIIDDSSLSCLIQMNKAGSFHYYYEHKGQKKGCGYINVDPDLVAGNKDIPLESLQTVSVLAKCLGPFSSWKSKLQVANESGYNMVHFTPIQELGGSKSSYSLRNQLELNPSFNDCNHKVTFGDIKTLTDEMKSEWNILSICDIVLNHTSNDSPWLLEHPESAYNLVNCPYLKPAYLLDYTFYHFTVEVSKGMWEFYGVPVIVNSEEHLASIRHALLTAVLPKVKIHELFQLNIDKIVAEFQENVRAGLPPVATNEKLDEELTIIPDLEFGRLTATIDMDKALKLYNIYRSNCFDEDTRLGRCSLELKLKLETLNNIVFNEVQEHLIAAVDNSIAGIRYFRVQPDGPKLTKVSITNPLVPRYFTDYEDQTAEEVLHSSNGQFVMAHNGWVMGGDPLKNFAGPDSNIYLRRELIAWGDSVKLRYGNEPEDCPFLWNHMQCYVEQTVKIFDGVRLDNCHSTPLHVAEYLLDAARKVKPDLYVVAELFTNSDATDNIFVNRLGITSLIREAMSAWDSHELGRLVHRYGGEPVGGFFKPLEQLVCPTVAHALFMDQTHDNPSPIEKHSVYNLLPSAALVSMACCASGSNMGYDQLVPHHIHVVEEERQYMQWSSKDINITTGIVAGKKALNALHYNLGKGGFDQVYVDQIDTDIVCVTRHNSKTHESVVLMSYTSFSTPSNQNGLGKGITVTGRVDNVLIETSLQHMILDNTNAFEKDANKINGLEDYILSLRQNVTPQECLMLDIIPSADKFSVRLNFTAKFQPGCVVAVAIFPVEKTKIAVEQLLSDIDLEQAVSRLTLTDMNYVLFRCPEEDEGNVYDVPGFGKLVYCGIQGFMSILDTVSPNNDLGHPLCENLRKGFWILDYVSGRLKRKEFENCALYQFGDFLERYLQPIRNLPSYLVPCYFEFSLRKVYNALLNRTWSMMPSDIRNGSTFCKNLALASIQFAGVVKSSPLPTLSPNLLAPLLRMQIGPDGLYRPECITLAAGLPHFSSGYMRNWGRDTFISLRGLLLITGRYDEAKYIILGFGGCLRHGLIPNLLDGGNNPRYNCRDAVWWWLYVIQKYVTMVPGGISILDDPVNRIFPNDDSEPTSVEQPLHEVIQEVMVKHFQGLCFRERNAGTSIDAHMKSAGFDNQIGVQPLTGFVFGGNEWNCGTWMDKMGSSDKAGNRGRPATPRDGSAIELVALSKTTVAWLAKLKKNGQFKYSGVTRTNKDGSETTWTYKEWNEKIQNNFEIHFWIPEEKNGQMQVEPHPELINRRCIYKDTVGATNKWGDYQLRCNYAVAMAVAPELFNPDHARIALQTVTNVLLGPLGMKTLDPSDWAYDGFYNNDNDTTDLKVANGFNYHQGPEWLWPVGFFLKAKLTFSTSQRETSSEIQGILSKHFEHIKTSVWKGLPELTNKDGAFCAGSCPTQAWSIATILELYHEKQPIQVRTSYGSAVLALIAKIF
- the LOC132940838 gene encoding glycogen debranching enzyme isoform X1 yields the protein MHTVILNKYYSNKAMDVKPQNNHKMRIVTLEDGHFQDETLYRLKKGWYLEFRMGPSLFGRDVTIYTNIPAEGSAFDRKTYRCLDWIREWSSDDIIIDDSSLSCLIQMNKAGSFHYYYEHKGQKKGCGYINVDPDLVAGNKDIPLESLQTVSVLAKCLGPFSSWKSKLQVANESGYNMVHFTPIQELGGSKSSYSLRNQLELNPSFNDCNHKVTFGDIKTLTDEMKSEWNILSICDIVLNHTSNDSPWLLEHPESAYNLVNCPYLKPAYLLDYTFYHFTVEVSKGMWEFYGVPVIVNSEEHLASIRHALLTAVLPKVKIHELFQLNIDKIVAEFQENVRAGLPPVATNEKLDEELTIIPDLEFGRLTATIDMDKALKLYNIYRSNCFDEDTRLGRCSLELKLKLETLNNIVFNEVQEHLIAAVDNSIAGIRYFRVQPDGPKLTKVSITNPLVPRYFTDYEDQTAEEVLHSSNGQFVMAHNGWVMGGDPLKNFAGPDSNIYLRRELIAWGDSVKLRYGNEPEDCPFLWNHMQCYVEQTVKIFDGVRLDNCHSTPLHVAEYLLDAARKVKPDLYVVAELFTNSDATDNIFVNRLGITSLIREAMSAWDSHELGRLVHRYGGEPVGGFFKPLEQLVCPTVAHALFMDQTHDNPSPIEKHSVYNLLPSAALVSMACCASGSNMGYDQLVPHHIHVVEEERQYMQWSSKDINITTGIVAGKKALNALHYNLGKGGFDQVYVDQIDTDIVCVTRHNSKTHESVVLMSYTSFSTPSNQNGLGKGITVTGRVDNVLIETSLQHMILDNTNAFEKDANKINGLEDYILSLRQNVTPQECLMLDIIPSADKFSVRLNFTAKFQPGCVVAVAIFPVEKTKIAVEQLLSDIDLEQAVSRLTLTDMNYVLFRCPEEDEGNVYDVPGFGKLVYCGIQGFMSILDTVSPNNDLGHPLCENLRKGFWILDYVSGRLKRKEFENCALYQFGDFLERYLQPIRNLPSYLVPCYFEFSLRKVYNALLNRTWSMMPSDIRNGSTFCKNLALASIQFAGVVKSSPLPTLSPNLLAPLLRMQIGPDGLYRPECITLAAGLPHFSSGYMRNWGRDTFISLRGLLLITGRYDEAKYIILGFGGCLRHGLIPNLLDGGNNPRYNCRDAVWWWLYVIQKYVTMVPGGISILDDPVNRIFPNDDSEPTSVEQPLHEVIQEVMVKHFQGLCFRERNAGTSIDAHMKSAGFDNQIGVQPLTGFVFGGNEWNCGTWMDKMGSSDKAGNRGRPATPRDGSAIELVALSKTTVAWLAKLKKNGQFKYSGVTRTNKDGSETTWTYKEWNEKIQNNFEIHFWIPEEKNGQMQVEPHPELINRRCIYKDTVGATNKWGDYQLRCNYAVAMAVAPELFNPDHARIALQTVTNVLLGPLGMKTLDPSDWAYDGFYNNDNDTTDLKVANGFNYHQGPEWLWPVGFFLKAKLTFSTSQRETSSEIQGILSKHFEHIKTSVWKGLPELTNKDGAFCAGSCPTQAWSIATILELYHEKQPIQVRTSYGSAVLALIAKIF